In Candidatus Falkowbacteria bacterium, a genomic segment contains:
- a CDS encoding prepilin-type N-terminal cleavage/methylation domain-containing protein: protein MILRQSQKKLPGFTLVEIIVVLGIVAIIIGLGLVNFRASNDSSTAFSSSRDLLASDLRLAADKALNGERFQGKDPIGWGVQFVGGYNTYTIFADLDGDRTYDSNERYKFVELNSDLKVYPSYGGVTTGSVLFNAGTGKTYFNNTELGITSTTYLLINLLNKK, encoded by the coding sequence ATGATACTAAGGCAATCACAAAAAAAACTTCCGGGCTTTACCTTGGTAGAAATAATAGTTGTTTTAGGAATTGTTGCTATTATTATTGGTTTGGGTTTGGTAAATTTTCGGGCATCTAATGATTCTTCAACGGCCTTCTCATCTAGCCGAGATTTACTTGCAAGTGATTTACGATTAGCAGCTGATAAAGCTTTGAATGGTGAGCGGTTTCAGGGAAAAGATCCAATTGGTTGGGGGGTGCAATTTGTTGGTGGATACAATACCTATACAATATTTGCAGATTTGGATGGCGATAGAACCTATGATTCAAATGAAAGATATAAATTTGTTGAACTTAACTCTGATTTAAAAGTATATCCTTCCTATGGTGGCGTGACGACAGGCTCAGTTTTGTTTAATGCTGGAACCGGAAAAACCTATTTTAATAATACTGAATTAGGAATTACTTCAACAACTTATTTATTAATTAACTTATTAAATAAAAAATAA
- a CDS encoding S41 family peptidase, translated as MEIDYSHHGAPVRRSSKITWFLICLAIAGLAFGGGFFLGGRSSIASGENVFSGLVTGKLERNSSGKDIDFKLFWEVWDIVKKEYVDADALTEKKLFYGALQGLVQSTDDPYSVFLNPEEAKEFDQDLAGTFEGIGAEIGYRNEILTIMAPIEDMPAMKAGVRAGDQIYKINGETTTNFSLEEAIKKIRGPKGTTVTLTLLRAKESKPIDISIVRDTVIVKSIKTTWLEKEQIFVIKVYNFNDDTTNLFNQAVSEALRKKSKGLVLDLRNNPGGYLDTAVAMASAWIPEGSIVIEQFGDNRNIEHSATGNAPLVDMPTAVLVNQGSASASEIVAGALKDYGKAILIGEKTFGKGSVQVLRDLSDGSVIKVTTAKWLTPKGSYIHETGIEPEIIIERTSEDRAANKDPQLDRAIEELQK; from the coding sequence ATGGAAATTGACTATTCACATCATGGAGCGCCGGTAAGGCGTTCTTCAAAAATCACTTGGTTTCTTATTTGTCTTGCCATAGCTGGTCTGGCTTTTGGGGGTGGCTTTTTTCTTGGTGGTCGCTCATCAATAGCTTCTGGAGAAAATGTTTTTTCTGGTTTAGTAACCGGGAAACTAGAGCGTAATAGTAGTGGTAAGGATATTGATTTTAAACTTTTCTGGGAGGTCTGGGACATTGTTAAAAAAGAATATGTTGACGCTGATGCCTTAACTGAGAAAAAATTATTTTATGGAGCTTTACAAGGTTTGGTCCAGTCCACTGATGATCCTTACTCAGTTTTTCTTAATCCAGAGGAAGCTAAAGAATTTGATCAAGATTTAGCCGGCACTTTTGAAGGTATTGGAGCTGAGATTGGATATCGGAATGAAATTTTAACTATCATGGCACCGATTGAAGATATGCCAGCGATGAAAGCCGGTGTTAGAGCCGGTGATCAAATATATAAAATTAATGGTGAGACCACCACAAATTTTTCTTTAGAGGAAGCAATAAAGAAAATTAGAGGACCAAAAGGTACAACTGTAACTTTAACTTTGTTGCGAGCCAAAGAATCAAAGCCAATTGATATTTCAATTGTCCGCGACACAGTAATAGTAAAAAGTATTAAAACAACCTGGCTTGAGAAAGAGCAGATCTTTGTTATAAAAGTGTATAATTTTAATGATGATACAACGAACTTGTTTAACCAGGCAGTCAGTGAGGCTTTGCGAAAGAAATCAAAAGGTTTAGTGCTTGATTTGCGAAATAACCCAGGTGGATATCTTGATACTGCAGTGGCCATGGCTAGTGCTTGGATACCTGAGGGCAGTATTGTCATTGAACAGTTTGGTGATAACAGAAACATTGAACATTCAGCTACCGGCAATGCTCCTTTGGTTGATATGCCAACAGCTGTTTTAGTAAATCAAGGTAGTGCTTCAGCTTCAGAAATTGTTGCCGGAGCTCTTAAGGATTATGGCAAAGCAATTTTGATTGGTGAAAAAACTTTTGGTAAAGGCTCGGTGCAAGTTTTGCGAGATTTAAGTGACGGTTCAGTTATCAAAGTTACTACAGCCAAATGGTTAACTCCTAAAGGTTCATATATTCATGAAACAGGCATTGAACCAGAAATTATAATTGAACGAACTTCCGAAGATCGGGCAGCTAATAAAGATCCGCAACTTGACCGGGCTATTGAAGAGTTACAAAAATAA
- the murA gene encoding UDP-N-acetylglucosamine 1-carboxyvinyltransferase, translating into MSIFIIKGQRPLGGEIKVGGAKNAALKIIPAAILSDEPLVISNLPDIEDTKRSLEVFASLGGEIQLNGDQATLQLKTISKQSLDPHLANKFRASIMFVGPLLARTGEVVFPHPGGCVIGAGTRPIDLFLEGYKCLGAEVSIEDDGYHLKAQRLQGNTYFFTKISVTGTESLMMTAVLAKGTTVLKNCACEPEIFELANHLNRCGAKISGAGTSTITIEGVKKIQGGNFEIMPDRIETGTFAILAAAARSPLSITHCCPNHIEILLTIFKQMGIGFTQGKDWLSINSFPKELPAYSIKTHEYPGFPTDLQSPFTVLMTQAHGSSLIHETIYDRRLLFTDMLTQMGANITMCDPHRVVIQGPTELHGKSLTSPDLRAGISMIIAGIIAQGTTKIDNIYQIERGYQDIEKRLQSIGVDIERAD; encoded by the coding sequence ATGTCTATATTTATCATTAAAGGACAGCGCCCATTAGGTGGTGAAATCAAGGTTGGTGGGGCAAAAAATGCCGCCTTGAAAATAATTCCAGCAGCAATTCTTTCTGACGAACCTTTAGTTATTTCAAATCTTCCGGATATTGAAGATACAAAGCGCTCACTTGAAGTTTTTGCATCTCTGGGTGGAGAAATTCAACTTAATGGCGATCAAGCAACTCTGCAATTAAAAACAATCTCAAAACAGTCACTTGACCCACATCTAGCAAATAAATTCCGAGCATCAATCATGTTCGTTGGACCATTGCTGGCTCGAACAGGAGAAGTTGTCTTCCCTCACCCAGGTGGTTGTGTTATTGGGGCTGGCACACGTCCAATTGATTTATTTCTTGAAGGATATAAATGTCTCGGCGCCGAAGTGTCCATCGAAGATGACGGGTATCATTTGAAAGCTCAACGCTTACAAGGCAACACATATTTCTTTACAAAAATTTCTGTAACTGGAACTGAAAGTTTAATGATGACCGCTGTCTTAGCTAAAGGAACAACCGTCTTAAAAAACTGTGCCTGCGAACCAGAAATTTTTGAATTAGCTAACCATCTTAACCGTTGTGGTGCAAAAATTTCTGGAGCTGGGACATCAACCATTACCATTGAGGGTGTTAAAAAAATTCAAGGAGGTAATTTTGAAATTATGCCCGATAGAATTGAAACAGGAACCTTTGCAATCTTGGCCGCAGCTGCCCGCTCACCACTCAGTATTACACATTGCTGTCCTAACCACATAGAAATTTTATTGACGATTTTTAAACAAATGGGGATTGGCTTTACTCAAGGCAAAGATTGGCTTTCAATTAATTCTTTCCCCAAAGAACTGCCAGCCTATAGCATTAAAACTCACGAATACCCTGGTTTTCCAACCGACCTACAATCCCCCTTCACGGTTCTGATGACACAAGCACACGGCTCTTCACTTATTCATGAAACAATTTATGATCGACGCCTCTTATTTACCGACATGTTAACTCAAATGGGAGCCAATATAACCATGTGTGATCCACATCGTGTAGTTATTCAAGGACCGACAGAGCTTCATGGAAAATCCTTAACCTCTCCAGATCTTCGTGCAGGAATTTCAATGATTATTGCGGGCATTATTGCTCAAGGAACAACAAAAATTGATAATATTTATCAAATTGAGCGTGGATATCAAGATATTGAAAAAAGATTACAATCAATTGGTGTAGACATTGAACGAGCTGACTAA
- a CDS encoding PEGA domain-containing protein translates to MSLKQRRLLFYSFIFLFLLIAPFALLFATGRTINWSRFEIQKTGSMIIESEPSNASILLNNKRPTLFVNQLINKNAVPKTNTRLTNLAPANYVVRLDLEGYIPWEKKATVRANEVTNIGPIRLFKQATPELQTNLDQKQQLLISPDGRTVISLRSPSITIIQVPERKQFNLNIESTNNTSIFWSNDQEVFVFNDTYVINRQGELIANLTESLSFQPNFVRWDSDSHDQIYYVQKNQIYKFSFFNKKNELIININSLLKSGDLYDYKVDGNHIYFVIKKKLGAEIVVLYPGSPKKETTATLPEGTYHFINDAKNKILLLETQKKDLYLLEQPLPLFFSPRVTLVAKNYTVGWWNKNKVLYATPFEIREWNNNQENLISRFGEVVIGLGQLSKNNEILFATKDSLKIIPTTDQIFSQTVTLLSNIEISNLLLVNESDLYFVGNNTNQFGIFKLEF, encoded by the coding sequence ATGTCATTAAAACAAAGACGTCTTCTTTTCTATTCATTTATTTTTTTATTTTTATTAATTGCCCCCTTTGCTCTATTATTTGCAACTGGACGGACCATTAACTGGAGTCGATTTGAAATACAAAAAACCGGATCCATGATCATTGAAAGCGAACCAAGTAACGCCAGTATTTTATTAAATAACAAACGCCCAACTCTTTTCGTTAACCAACTAATCAACAAAAACGCGGTTCCAAAAACCAATACTCGCTTAACCAATTTAGCCCCAGCTAATTATGTAGTCCGACTAGACTTGGAAGGCTATATACCTTGGGAGAAAAAAGCCACTGTCAGAGCCAACGAAGTTACTAATATTGGTCCAATCCGACTTTTTAAACAGGCAACCCCAGAGCTACAAACAAACCTAGATCAAAAACAACAATTATTAATTTCGCCAGATGGAAGAACCGTCATAAGCCTTAGAAGCCCCTCGATAACTATCATCCAAGTCCCCGAGAGAAAGCAATTTAATTTGAATATTGAGAGCACAAACAACACTTCAATTTTTTGGTCTAATGACCAAGAAGTTTTTGTTTTCAATGATACGTATGTTATTAACCGTCAAGGTGAATTAATCGCAAATCTAACGGAAAGTTTAAGTTTCCAACCAAATTTTGTTCGATGGGATAGTGATAGTCACGACCAAATTTATTATGTTCAAAAAAATCAAATTTACAAATTTTCATTTTTTAATAAAAAAAATGAATTAATAATTAATATTAATTCTCTCCTTAAATCCGGAGACTTATATGATTATAAGGTTGATGGTAATCATATCTACTTTGTTATTAAGAAAAAACTAGGAGCTGAAATTGTAGTTTTATATCCTGGATCTCCAAAAAAAGAAACAACCGCTACTCTTCCTGAAGGAACCTATCATTTTATTAATGATGCCAAAAATAAAATTCTACTTCTTGAAACCCAGAAAAAAGACCTCTATTTACTTGAACAACCATTGCCTTTATTTTTTTCACCCCGAGTCACCTTAGTAGCCAAAAATTATACCGTTGGTTGGTGGAATAAAAATAAGGTGTTGTATGCAACACCCTTTGAAATACGAGAATGGAATAATAACCAAGAAAATCTGATTTCACGATTTGGTGAAGTTGTAATTGGTCTGGGACAATTATCAAAAAATAACGAAATTCTTTTTGCGACAAAAGACAGTCTAAAAATTATCCCAACCACTGACCAAATATTTAGTCAAACAGTTACCTTATTATCAAACATAGAAATCTCAAACTTATTACTTGTTAATGAAAGTGATCTTTACTTCGTCGGTAACAATACTAATCAATTTGGAATTTTTAAACTTGAGTTCTAA
- a CDS encoding glycosyltransferase family 2 protein: MDISIIIVNYKSKGLTLNCVKSIEEADFGNLRHETLVIDNNSGDRLGEILAWQHPGVIFIQSPINTGMGGGNNIGLSRAQGKYVVVMNPDTLAFKDTFIQLYNFMEAHPKVGMAGPKQFNPDRSVQNSRYRFPKIFTLLYRRTFLGRLPFAKKSIAHFMMDDVSKDHHHEAEWLLGSCLFIRAKALKEVGYFDERFFLYFEDTDLCRRFWEKNWQVMYYPEANIIHNHNRASAENPWYAFFLKRASRQHLLSWLAYLKKWRLQ; the protein is encoded by the coding sequence ATGGATATTAGTATAATCATTGTTAATTATAAAAGTAAGGGGCTAACTCTTAATTGTGTTAAATCAATTGAAGAGGCTGATTTTGGTAATCTCCGGCATGAAACTCTGGTAATAGATAATAATTCTGGTGATCGTTTAGGAGAAATCTTAGCCTGGCAGCACCCAGGAGTTATTTTTATTCAGAGCCCTATTAACACAGGCATGGGGGGTGGGAATAATATTGGTCTTAGTCGAGCACAAGGAAAATATGTAGTTGTGATGAATCCGGATACATTAGCTTTTAAGGATACTTTTATACAGTTATATAATTTTATGGAGGCGCATCCAAAGGTTGGTATGGCCGGTCCAAAACAATTTAATCCCGATCGTAGTGTTCAGAATTCACGATATCGATTTCCAAAAATTTTTACCTTACTGTATAGACGGACTTTTTTGGGTAGACTACCTTTTGCAAAAAAGTCGATTGCTCATTTTATGATGGACGACGTCAGTAAAGATCACCACCATGAGGCTGAATGGTTACTTGGATCTTGTTTGTTTATTCGAGCTAAAGCTTTAAAAGAAGTCGGCTATTTTGATGAACGGTTTTTCCTTTACTTTGAAGACACTGATCTATGTCGCCGGTTTTGGGAAAAGAATTGGCAAGTTATGTATTACCCGGAGGCTAATATTATTCATAATCATAATCGCGCTAGTGCTGAAAATCCATGGTATGCATTTTTTCTCAAGCGTGCCAGTCGTCAACACTTACTATCTTGGTTAGCCTATTTAAAAAAATGGCGTTTACAATAA
- a CDS encoding glycosyltransferase family 2 protein, whose protein sequence is MTKSLAVIISPNYQDYAKMFLADCLQSLEKQTFQDFDIFLIDNETSDESYSLLQTLAPRAQIIRCADNKGFAGGNNLALKEILKADYQFVFLVNMDTVIDPDCLHLLLKAADLNTQAGALQARLMLHPQTELVNSLGNETHFLGFGYAKGYLEKYTGLENNTSQIAYPSGAAVLLRTDVLRKVGLFDEEMWMYNEDQDLGWRIWLAGYRCLVVLDAIVYHKYEFNRSIQKYYWMDRNRIITIIKNYHWLTLLLILPAFMVMEIGLTVFSLESGWFKDKLKVWKYFLSKQNWKLLLQKRRQIQSSRIISERKIASLVTGKIWYQEIGSWKLRVANPFFQLYWWFVKKVIIW, encoded by the coding sequence ATGACAAAATCTTTAGCAGTTATTATTAGTCCAAATTATCAAGATTATGCCAAGATGTTTTTGGCAGATTGTTTGCAGAGCTTAGAAAAACAAACTTTCCAGGATTTTGATATTTTTTTAATTGATAATGAAACGAGTGATGAAAGTTATTCATTATTACAAACCTTAGCGCCAAGGGCTCAGATTATTCGTTGTGCTGATAATAAAGGTTTTGCTGGCGGAAATAATCTGGCTCTAAAAGAAATTTTGAAAGCTGATTATCAGTTTGTTTTTTTAGTTAATATGGATACAGTTATTGATCCTGATTGTTTGCATTTATTACTCAAGGCGGCTGATTTAAATACACAGGCTGGTGCTCTGCAGGCGCGATTGATGTTGCATCCTCAAACTGAGTTGGTGAATAGTCTTGGTAACGAGACCCACTTTCTTGGTTTTGGGTATGCCAAGGGATACTTAGAAAAATATACTGGTCTAGAAAATAATACGTCACAAATAGCCTATCCATCCGGGGCCGCTGTGTTGCTTCGAACTGATGTCTTACGAAAGGTTGGTTTATTTGATGAAGAAATGTGGATGTATAATGAGGACCAGGATCTTGGTTGGCGAATATGGCTGGCTGGGTATAGATGCTTAGTTGTTTTGGATGCAATTGTTTATCATAAGTATGAATTTAATCGTTCAATACAAAAATATTATTGGATGGATCGAAATAGAATTATAACGATTATAAAAAATTATCATTGGTTAACCTTATTGTTAATTCTTCCGGCATTTATGGTAATGGAGATTGGGTTAACTGTATTTTCTCTTGAGTCAGGATGGTTTAAAGACAAATTAAAAGTTTGGAAATATTTTCTATCAAAACAAAACTGGAAACTATTATTACAAAAGCGACGCCAAATTCAATCATCAAGAATAATTAGTGAAAGAAAAATTGCTTCCCTTGTTACGGGGAAAATTTGGTATCAAGAAATTGGGAGTTGGAAATTACGAGTAGCCAATCCATTTTTTCAGTTGTATTGGTGGTTTGTCAAAAAAGTGATTATTTGGTAG
- a CDS encoding glycosyltransferase family 2 protein, with product MDFSIIIVSWNVKETLRENIKTILGSSQHSTFEIIVIDNGSKDGTVSMLQSDFPNVHLIVNQENLGFAKACNQGLKIAKGDFLILLNPDMKIFPDTLENLKLWLQTNPQADVTGISLIDEQGKTVPHVRHFPSIKDQVAIILKLPHIFPSLLHSYLQTDFNYSKASQVDSVRGAFFVIRKLSLKKFGLLDERYFLWFEEVDYCQTVKQQGGQVWYTPAAKAIDYIGQSFIQLPRAKKQIYFRNSMIAYFKKWKSPWQTKVLSASWLLAEVIVKIGDRLHLKSKTRT from the coding sequence ATGGACTTTTCAATCATCATTGTTTCTTGGAATGTAAAAGAAACTTTACGAGAAAATATAAAAACTATTTTAGGCAGTAGCCAACATAGTACTTTTGAAATTATTGTTATTGATAATGGTTCAAAAGATGGAACTGTGAGTATGCTACAATCGGATTTTCCAAATGTTCATTTGATTGTTAATCAAGAGAACCTTGGTTTTGCTAAAGCTTGTAATCAAGGTCTTAAAATAGCTAAAGGGGACTTTCTGATTTTGCTTAATCCTGATATGAAGATTTTCCCGGACACCTTAGAAAATCTTAAGCTGTGGCTCCAAACAAATCCGCAAGCTGATGTCACTGGCATTAGTTTAATTGATGAGCAAGGTAAAACAGTGCCTCATGTTCGTCACTTTCCATCAATTAAGGATCAAGTGGCTATCATATTAAAGTTACCACATATTTTCCCATCTCTGCTTCACTCGTATTTACAAACAGATTTTAATTATTCCAAAGCCTCTCAAGTAGACTCAGTGAGGGGAGCCTTTTTTGTGATTAGAAAATTATCACTAAAAAAATTTGGCCTTCTTGATGAGCGATATTTTTTGTGGTTTGAGGAAGTTGATTATTGCCAAACAGTTAAACAACAAGGAGGCCAGGTGTGGTATACACCAGCAGCTAAAGCCATTGATTATATTGGTCAAAGTTTTATACAGCTACCTCGTGCCAAAAAACAAATATATTTTCGTAATAGCATGATTGCCTATTTTAAAAAATGGAAATCACCTTGGCAAACCAAAGTCCTGTCTGCCTCTTGGTTACTGGCGGAAGTTATTGTTAAGATAGGGGATAGATTGCATCTTAAGTCTAAAACCAGAACTTAA
- a CDS encoding glycosyltransferase family 2 protein yields MNTASEVPKVWVGFLAYGNDTAVYLPYFLQSLQRQTHTSIQIVCFDNSPEADNENSRYLKNYPAIQLYRRGDNIGFSAAYNILIAEAIARGAEYFFVVNPDTLLEPDVIDRLVITLERNNHCASVSPKILKWNFKAHIKTSIIDSCGLVLKPGLVFKDLGQGEEDKEQYDQSPILGPSGAAGLFRLSALQTIQVKDNFFDEFLFMYKEDCDLAYRLSLAGYSSQLVSSAIMYHDRTVSGGTIFQRFFSRRQRSKAANRYSFVNQHFLYIKYWQRQVLSSKLRIIVAIIMRFLEALLLEQYLLGSYRYIFKGAPQVKKY; encoded by the coding sequence ATGAATACAGCTTCTGAAGTTCCAAAAGTTTGGGTCGGTTTTTTGGCCTATGGTAATGATACCGCTGTCTATTTACCATATTTTTTACAAAGTCTGCAAAGACAAACGCATACCTCAATCCAGATTGTTTGTTTTGATAATAGTCCAGAAGCTGATAACGAAAATTCAAGATATTTAAAAAATTATCCCGCGATACAACTCTACCGACGTGGTGACAATATTGGCTTTAGCGCTGCTTACAATATATTAATTGCCGAAGCAATTGCCAGAGGTGCAGAGTATTTTTTTGTGGTAAATCCTGACACACTACTTGAGCCGGACGTGATTGATAGATTGGTAATAACCTTAGAAAGAAATAATCATTGTGCATCTGTTAGTCCAAAAATTTTAAAATGGAACTTTAAGGCTCATATTAAAACTTCAATTATTGACAGTTGTGGTTTAGTTTTAAAGCCGGGTCTGGTCTTTAAAGATCTTGGACAAGGGGAAGAAGATAAAGAACAATATGATCAATCACCAATCCTTGGTCCATCAGGGGCAGCTGGTTTATTTCGTTTATCTGCACTGCAGACAATTCAAGTTAAAGATAATTTTTTTGATGAGTTTTTATTTATGTACAAAGAGGATTGTGACTTAGCTTATCGGTTGTCTTTAGCTGGGTATAGTTCTCAATTAGTAAGTAGCGCCATCATGTATCATGACCGAACTGTGAGCGGTGGCACAATTTTTCAAAGATTTTTTAGTCGTAGACAAAGATCTAAGGCAGCTAACCGATATTCTTTTGTTAATCAACATTTTCTCTATATTAAATATTGGCAACGACAAGTTTTAAGTAGTAAACTTCGTATTATTGTTGCTATAATTATGAGATTTTTAGAAGCTTTATTACTTGAGCAATATTTGTTAGGTAGTTATCGTTATATTTTCAAAGGTGCGCCTCAGGTCAAAAAATATTAA
- a CDS encoding NTP transferase domain-containing protein — MKGMILAGGRGTRLQPCTNVTSKTLLPVYNRPMVYYPLNTLLKAGIRDILFIISPDHAEDFHELLGDGSKFNASFSYEIQDPPRGVAEAFIIGETFIGTNDITMILGDNLFVDDVSAEIKNFKHGAKIFAKTVPDPERFGVVEMDGDGKAISIEEKPKQPKSNLCITGLYIFDFRVIEIAKQVTPSSRGELEVTDLQRWYLDKGELEVRMIQNEWIDAGTFESLYAAQKLGRDRLQDTMII; from the coding sequence ATGAAGGGCATGATTTTAGCGGGCGGACGTGGAACACGTCTCCAGCCGTGCACTAATGTTACTAGTAAAACCCTACTGCCGGTCTATAATCGGCCGATGGTTTATTACCCTCTTAATACGTTACTGAAGGCGGGGATACGGGATATATTATTTATTATTAGTCCTGATCACGCAGAAGATTTTCATGAATTACTTGGGGATGGAAGCAAATTTAATGCTTCTTTTAGTTATGAGATTCAAGACCCACCTCGAGGTGTTGCCGAAGCTTTTATCATTGGTGAAACATTTATTGGAACCAATGATATTACTATGATCTTAGGAGATAATCTTTTTGTTGACGATGTATCGGCGGAAATTAAAAATTTTAAACATGGGGCAAAAATTTTTGCAAAAACTGTTCCCGATCCAGAACGTTTTGGGGTTGTTGAAATGGATGGAGATGGCAAAGCAATTTCTATTGAAGAAAAACCAAAGCAACCAAAAAGTAATTTATGTATTACTGGTTTATATATTTTTGATTTCCGAGTGATTGAAATAGCTAAACAGGTAACGCCAAGCAGTCGAGGAGAATTAGAAGTTACTGACTTGCAACGATGGTATCTGGATAAGGGTGAGTTAGAGGTACGAATGATTCAGAACGAATGGATTGACGCTGGCACCTTTGAAAGTTTATATGCTGCTCAGAAGTTGGGTCGCGATAGGTTGCAAGACACAATGATTATTTAA
- the rfbD gene encoding dTDP-4-dehydrorhamnose reductase, producing MKILLLGAKGNLGTVFLNSALDYPEHSFIGWDKEDIDVTDTSLLNKKISEIKPNVIINTVAYNDVDKCETNEESAALAEALNVQLVRSLAEVAIEHNCMLLHFSSDYVFSGDVETGYSETSEPSPINIYGQSKLKGEKELISLSGKGLQWYVIRTARLFGTKGSGENAKPTFFEQMLQISKRETTISVVTDEYGCFTYTPDLVVASLDLLTSGSGYGIYHVTNEGTSSWYQAAQYFFNQLKIAVNLQPVSGQVFLRPAKRPAYSGLLNTKLPKLRPWQEAVDEYCKKL from the coding sequence ATGAAAATTCTTCTCCTTGGTGCTAAAGGAAATTTAGGAACAGTTTTTTTAAACAGTGCTCTTGATTACCCAGAGCATTCTTTTATTGGTTGGGATAAGGAGGATATTGATGTTACTGATACCAGTTTATTAAATAAAAAAATTTCTGAAATAAAGCCAAACGTTATTATAAATACCGTTGCCTATAATGATGTTGATAAATGTGAAACCAATGAAGAGTCCGCAGCTTTAGCCGAAGCTCTTAATGTTCAATTAGTTCGTTCTTTAGCTGAAGTTGCTATTGAGCATAATTGTATGTTGCTTCACTTCTCAAGCGACTATGTTTTTTCCGGTGACGTTGAGACTGGCTATAGTGAAACCTCTGAACCAAGTCCTATTAATATATATGGTCAAAGTAAATTAAAGGGTGAAAAAGAACTTATTTCCTTAAGTGGTAAAGGTTTGCAGTGGTATGTAATTAGAACCGCTCGTTTATTTGGAACAAAAGGCAGTGGTGAAAATGCCAAGCCAACTTTTTTTGAACAAATGCTCCAAATTTCAAAACGAGAAACAACTATCTCAGTAGTTACTGACGAGTATGGTTGTTTTACTTATACACCTGATCTAGTAGTAGCTTCATTAGATCTTTTGACAAGTGGTAGTGGGTATGGAATATATCATGTAACTAATGAGGGCACTTCTAGTTGGTATCAAGCAGCACAATATTTTTTTAATCAACTTAAAATTGCTGTTAATCTACAGCCAGTGTCTGGTCAAGTATTTTTACGACCAGCCAAGCGACCTGCTTATTCAGGCCTTTTAAATACAAAATTACCAAAACTCCGGCCATGGCAAGAAGCAGTGGACGAATACTGTAAAAAGTTGTAA
- a CDS encoding HIT family protein, translating into MEKTIFSKISDHEIPAHIIYEDDVFMAFLDILPIEPGHVIVIPKEAYPDLESMPVALLGNFFAIVQKIGAAILSGLGVVGYSLMLDNTDSKSGISPHIQHVHFHVIPRRKSDALDSRPQGAYDDGQAEDYLVKIKNALT; encoded by the coding sequence ATGGAAAAAACTATTTTTTCAAAAATTTCAGATCATGAAATTCCGGCTCATATTATTTATGAGGATGATGTATTCATGGCCTTTTTAGATATTTTGCCAATTGAACCTGGACATGTAATTGTTATTCCAAAAGAAGCTTACCCTGATTTAGAATCAATGCCAGTTGCATTGCTTGGTAATTTTTTTGCTATTGTTCAAAAAATTGGGGCAGCTATTTTAAGCGGGCTTGGAGTTGTTGGTTATAGTTTAATGCTTGATAATACTGATAGCAAAAGTGGTATTAGCCCTCATATTCAACATGTTCATTTTCATGTTATTCCAAGACGGAAAAGTGATGCTTTGGATAGTCGACCACAGGGCGCTTATGACGATGGTCAAGCTGAGGACTATCTTGTTAAAATTAAGAATGCCTTGACCTAA